The following are encoded in a window of Providencia rettgeri genomic DNA:
- the motB gene encoding flagellar motor protein MotB, translated as MAANTPHVIRVKKRNSHHRGGHSGSWKIAYADFMTAMMAFFLVMWLISISSPQELTQIAEYFRTPLSTAINPGAKSGDATNPIPGGGKDPIFREGDVMPEPNNIIDGNASYRFEKLKRSLEQAILKDPRLNELKPHLLIDMINDGLRIQIVDSENRPMFKVGSAMVEPYMRDILRAIAPLLNDVPNRISISGHTDDLPYANGANYSNWELSSDRANASRRELIRGGMDENKVLRVVGMASAIHLDKNNGLAPINRRISIIVLNDEETKQILREYDGAKPISDVLNKPSTQTKAENVVTAKTQKNADQ; from the coding sequence ATGGCAGCCAATACCCCTCATGTTATTCGAGTCAAAAAACGCAATTCTCATCATCGTGGTGGTCATAGCGGTTCGTGGAAAATCGCTTATGCTGATTTTATGACGGCGATGATGGCATTCTTTTTGGTGATGTGGCTGATTTCAATTTCAAGTCCTCAAGAACTGACGCAAATTGCGGAGTATTTTCGCACCCCCCTAAGTACAGCAATCAATCCTGGAGCAAAGAGTGGAGATGCAACCAATCCAATCCCTGGTGGGGGCAAAGATCCGATTTTCCGGGAAGGTGATGTGATGCCTGAACCGAATAATATCATTGATGGGAATGCAAGCTATCGGTTCGAAAAGTTAAAAAGATCCCTTGAGCAGGCCATTTTAAAAGATCCACGTTTGAATGAATTAAAACCGCACTTACTGATCGACATGATCAATGACGGATTGCGTATTCAAATTGTGGACAGTGAAAATCGACCCATGTTCAAAGTGGGCTCAGCGATGGTTGAGCCTTATATGCGCGATATTTTACGTGCTATTGCGCCTTTACTTAATGACGTTCCCAACCGCATCAGTATTTCGGGGCATACCGATGACCTACCTTATGCCAATGGTGCCAATTATAGCAACTGGGAGCTGTCTTCTGATCGTGCAAACGCGTCCCGACGGGAGTTGATCCGTGGCGGAATGGATGAAAATAAAGTGCTGCGTGTGGTGGGGATGGCATCGGCGATCCATTTAGATAAAAACAATGGTCTTGCTCCAATTAACCGACGGATCAGCATCATCGTGCTAAATGATGAAGAAACCAAACAAATTCTACGGGAATACGATGGAGCGAAACCCATATCAGACGTATTAAATAAGCCGTCAACACAAACGAAGGCTGAAAATGTTGTGACGGCAAAAACACAGAAAAATGCCGATCAATAG